The following are encoded in a window of Halorarum salinum genomic DNA:
- a CDS encoding Mut7-C RNAse domain-containing protein, with product MTPDGADGSGNGDAGPDGTDERDRLLLDAMLGTLATYLRMCGYDAAYALDRGIEDDDRLRGLAAAEGRRLLTRDASLADRTDGALLLESREVTDQLRELRAAGLDLSLPDRPTRCGTCNGPLAWLDDSEPRPSNAPADGPTWRCRDCGQHFWKGSHWDDVRDTLARL from the coding sequence ATGACCCCCGACGGAGCCGACGGGAGCGGAAACGGTGACGCCGGGCCGGACGGTACGGACGAACGCGACCGCCTCCTCCTGGACGCCATGCTCGGCACGCTGGCGACGTACCTCAGGATGTGCGGCTACGACGCCGCCTACGCGCTCGACCGTGGAATCGAGGACGACGACCGGCTCCGCGGGCTGGCGGCCGCGGAGGGGCGCCGGCTGCTCACGCGCGACGCGTCGCTCGCGGACCGAACCGACGGCGCGCTGCTGCTGGAGTCGCGCGAAGTGACCGACCAGCTCCGCGAACTGCGCGCCGCCGGCCTGGACCTCTCGCTGCCCGACCGACCGACGCGCTGTGGAACCTGCAACGGCCCGCTGGCGTGGCTCGACGATTCGGAGCCGCGGCCGTCGAACGCACCCGCCGACGGGCCGACGTGGCGCTGTCGGGACTGCGGGCAGCACTTCTGGAAGGGGAGCCACTGGGACGACGTTCGCGACACGCTCGCGCGTCTGTAG
- a CDS encoding DUF7139 domain-containing protein has translation MTSLSEVYEGQVGEYASLRRLYLGVGLFLLGALLVVCGIAVATTESSISALGLTDARQYGGVLGGLGVPAVFLGIFTVLPAGRRTRAAAIVGAGVALLGVALFAHAYPCQWSGSNCGEGLVNLTLPTSGVYFLGIMTTFWCLFVGVANFKSRNDPGGTVRLQVTRQGETEIIEVPRSQVTEVDGAKGAMGRMGGIGFMGNTPDGDVETQTNRRGDLATSAPDSPASEPTRRGSGRRDSTSQGPASRDSPGRDSSGRDSASRESSGGDSPASDGGASTQDIQPLRDRPGGASTASASSPAAGSPSDQSTQSAPSTGDTDAAGDRPKNAGDAYCGSCTHFQYVRTENGMQPYCGLHDDLMDDMDACEEWNPR, from the coding sequence ATGACCAGTCTTTCGGAGGTGTACGAGGGGCAGGTTGGCGAGTACGCCAGCCTCCGTCGGCTGTACCTCGGGGTGGGGCTGTTTCTCCTCGGCGCGCTGCTGGTCGTCTGTGGCATCGCCGTCGCCACGACCGAGTCCTCGATAAGCGCGCTCGGCCTCACCGACGCCCGACAGTACGGCGGCGTGCTCGGGGGACTCGGCGTTCCCGCGGTGTTTCTCGGCATCTTCACCGTCCTCCCGGCCGGTCGACGCACCCGGGCGGCCGCCATCGTCGGCGCGGGCGTCGCGTTGCTCGGCGTCGCGCTGTTCGCCCACGCGTACCCGTGCCAGTGGTCGGGATCGAACTGCGGCGAGGGACTGGTCAACCTCACGCTCCCGACGTCGGGCGTCTACTTCCTCGGCATCATGACGACCTTCTGGTGTCTGTTCGTCGGCGTGGCGAACTTCAAGTCCCGCAACGACCCCGGCGGAACGGTTCGACTGCAGGTCACCCGCCAGGGCGAGACGGAGATCATCGAGGTCCCCCGCTCGCAGGTCACCGAGGTCGACGGTGCGAAGGGCGCGATGGGTCGAATGGGAGGGATCGGCTTCATGGGGAACACCCCGGACGGCGACGTCGAAACGCAGACGAACCGCCGCGGCGACCTGGCGACCTCCGCCCCGGACTCGCCCGCGTCCGAGCCCACCCGACGCGGTTCCGGGCGGCGCGACTCGACGAGTCAGGGTCCTGCGAGTCGTGATTCGCCCGGACGTGATTCGTCCGGGCGCGACTCAGCGAGCCGCGAGTCCTCCGGGGGCGATTCACCCGCCAGCGACGGCGGCGCGTCGACGCAGGACATCCAGCCGCTCCGGGACCGACCGGGCGGAGCGTCGACCGCCTCCGCGTCCTCGCCCGCCGCGGGTTCCCCGTCGGATCAGTCGACCCAGTCGGCCCCGTCGACGGGCGATACCGACGCGGCAGGCGACCGGCCGAAGAACGCGGGCGACGCCTACTGCGGCTCCTGCACCCACTTCCAGTACGTCAGGACCGAGAACGGGATGCAGCCGTACTGCGGGCTCCACGACGACCTGATGGACGACATGGACGCCTGCGAGGAGTGGAACCCCCGGTAA
- a CDS encoding DUF5789 family protein, with product MADDESEEAEEPAVELGEGPAVEGAPVARVASRLTWPQEKSRIVEKEGDAVIRTPDGPCELDEVLDAVDVTYFDRRQTFVAAVEDVVGRGPVETAE from the coding sequence ATGGCCGACGACGAATCCGAGGAAGCGGAGGAGCCCGCCGTCGAACTCGGCGAGGGGCCGGCGGTCGAGGGCGCCCCCGTCGCGCGGGTCGCCTCGCGACTCACCTGGCCCCAGGAGAAGTCCCGAATCGTCGAGAAGGAGGGCGACGCGGTGATCCGAACGCCGGACGGTCCGTGCGAACTGGACGAGGTGCTCGATGCGGTGGACGTGACGTACTTCGACCGGAGGCAGACGTTCGTCGCCGCCGTCGAGGACGTCGTCGGACGCGGCCCGGTCGAGACCGCCGAGTGA
- a CDS encoding DUF302 domain-containing protein yields the protein MTLPFDPEAVSAGDVGEKRATLEMDHEAAVEHVRETFLANGFGVPVEFSPSELLNEKVDAGRDPYYVLGACNPGMADRALDATGSRIGALFPCNVVVWEEDPGVQTVYHVSIMRIARLLGLDADREAIDDIVAETGEMVDAAYDDLDTV from the coding sequence ATGACGCTCCCGTTCGATCCCGAGGCGGTGTCCGCCGGCGACGTCGGCGAGAAGCGCGCGACCCTGGAGATGGACCACGAGGCCGCCGTCGAACACGTCCGCGAGACGTTCCTGGCGAACGGCTTCGGCGTCCCGGTCGAGTTCTCGCCGTCCGAGTTGCTGAACGAGAAGGTCGACGCCGGCCGCGACCCGTACTACGTGCTGGGCGCGTGCAACCCGGGGATGGCCGACCGGGCGCTCGACGCGACGGGGAGCCGGATCGGCGCACTGTTCCCGTGTAACGTCGTCGTCTGGGAGGAGGACCCGGGCGTCCAGACGGTGTACCACGTGAGCATCATGCGAATCGCGCGACTGCTCGGTCTCGACGCGGACCGCGAGGCGATCGACGACATCGTCGCCGAGACGGGCGAGATGGTCGACGCCGCGTACGACGATCTGGACACGGTCTGA
- the nreA gene encoding DNA repair protein NreA, which produces MKLDEFVEFEANERAERRRLASEKSYELLDHMESFQHRFEEATSGDSVFGSVSPSIFVGRSNYPKVSTGILSPVGHEADAASFETNAGWYDERVSISDVFERRTSLLNSNRAADVTNVHDAWNGFLGTQREVAIADRPVDVEIGLDDGPDLDFDVSEADIATPTGPRARAESAELTENPHVPRPVKKTLEDDDWNAEGAMTYLYRRGLDVYDINTVLSAGALGRGEDRRLVPTRWSITAVDDTVGKYLRGTVRDAPSVDSVQVWRNEYLGNAFWVVLAPGDWEYELVEMKAPGSIWNPDPATGTAMSSAHENRDGRTGYVEETAGAYYAARFGVLEHLSAEGRQAKVLVLRHVSDDYWGPVGVWQIREAVRNAFEGEHGEAETFEAAVRSVVDHLPVSLGRLRSKSTMVAGLQSSLADFGV; this is translated from the coding sequence ATGAAGCTGGACGAGTTCGTGGAGTTCGAGGCCAACGAGCGCGCCGAGCGGCGCCGGCTCGCCTCGGAGAAGTCGTACGAACTCCTCGATCACATGGAGTCGTTCCAGCACCGCTTCGAGGAGGCCACGAGCGGCGACTCCGTGTTCGGCTCCGTCTCCCCGTCCATCTTCGTCGGTCGCTCGAACTACCCGAAGGTCTCGACGGGCATCCTCTCGCCGGTCGGCCACGAGGCCGACGCGGCCAGCTTCGAGACGAACGCCGGCTGGTACGACGAGCGCGTCTCCATCTCGGACGTCTTCGAGCGGCGCACCTCGCTGCTCAACTCCAACAGGGCGGCCGACGTGACGAACGTCCACGACGCGTGGAACGGCTTCCTCGGCACCCAGCGCGAGGTCGCCATCGCCGACCGCCCCGTGGACGTGGAGATCGGACTCGACGACGGCCCGGACCTGGACTTCGACGTCTCGGAGGCCGACATCGCCACGCCCACCGGCCCGCGTGCACGCGCCGAGTCGGCCGAACTCACCGAGAACCCGCACGTCCCCCGCCCGGTGAAGAAGACGCTGGAGGATGACGACTGGAACGCCGAGGGCGCGATGACCTACCTCTACCGCCGCGGGCTGGACGTGTACGACATCAACACCGTGCTCTCGGCGGGCGCGCTGGGGCGCGGGGAGGACCGCCGACTCGTCCCGACCCGGTGGTCCATCACCGCCGTCGACGACACCGTCGGCAAGTACCTCCGGGGGACCGTCCGCGACGCGCCGAGCGTCGACTCGGTCCAGGTGTGGCGCAACGAGTACCTCGGGAACGCCTTCTGGGTCGTGCTCGCCCCGGGCGACTGGGAGTACGAACTGGTCGAGATGAAGGCGCCGGGGAGCATCTGGAACCCGGACCCGGCGACCGGGACGGCGATGTCGAGCGCCCACGAGAACCGCGACGGGCGGACCGGCTACGTCGAGGAGACCGCCGGCGCCTACTACGCCGCGCGGTTCGGCGTACTCGAACACCTCTCGGCCGAGGGTCGACAGGCGAAGGTGCTCGTCCTCCGGCACGTCTCGGACGACTACTGGGGCCCGGTCGGCGTCTGGCAGATCCGCGAGGCGGTCCGGAACGCGTTCGAGGGCGAACACGGGGAGGCTGAGACGTTCGAGGCCGCGGTCCGCTCGGTGGTCGACCACCTCCCCGTGTCGCTCGGGCGCCTCCGGTCGAAGTCCACGATGGTCGCCGGACTCCAGTCGAGCCTCGCGGACTTCGGGGTGTAG
- a CDS encoding transcription initiation factor IIB: protein MTRPTRQREERERRQWEDRGESESDEGTELDPEDVDEEDLVRTADGELIHEPTGLIVEDDQIDRGPEWRAFNHSERQSKSRVGAPVTETMHDKGLTTTIDWKDKDAYGRSLSSEKRSQMHRLRKWQERIRTKDAGERNLQFALSEIDRMASALGVPRSVREVASVIYRRALKEDLIRGRSIEGVSTSALYAACRKEGIPRSLEEISEVSRVERKEIGRTYRYISQELGLEMKPVDPKKYVPRFSSELELSEEVQNKANEIIETTAEEGLLSGKSPTGFAAAAIYAASLLCNEKKTQREVADVAQVTEVTIRNRYQEQIEAMGIHS, encoded by the coding sequence ATGACACGGCCCACCCGCCAGCGGGAGGAACGGGAGCGACGACAGTGGGAGGACCGAGGGGAGTCCGAGTCGGACGAGGGGACGGAGCTCGATCCGGAGGACGTCGACGAGGAGGACCTCGTTCGAACGGCTGACGGGGAGCTGATTCACGAGCCGACGGGGCTCATCGTGGAGGACGACCAGATCGACCGCGGGCCGGAGTGGCGGGCGTTCAACCACTCCGAGCGGCAGTCCAAGTCCCGCGTCGGCGCGCCCGTCACCGAGACGATGCACGACAAGGGCCTCACCACCACCATCGACTGGAAGGACAAGGACGCCTACGGTCGCTCGCTCTCCTCGGAAAAGCGTTCCCAGATGCACCGCCTCCGCAAGTGGCAAGAGCGCATCCGCACCAAAGACGCCGGCGAACGCAACCTCCAGTTCGCCCTCTCGGAAATCGACCGCATGGCCTCCGCGCTCGGCGTGCCCCGCTCGGTGCGCGAAGTCGCCTCGGTCATCTATCGCCGCGCGCTCAAAGAGGACCTCATCCGCGGCCGCTCCATCGAGGGGGTCTCCACGTCCGCGCTGTACGCCGCCTGTCGGAAGGAGGGCATCCCCCGCTCGCTCGAGGAAATCTCCGAGGTCTCGCGGGTCGAACGCAAGGAGATCGGCCGGACGTACCGCTACATCTCCCAGGAACTCGGCCTCGAGATGAAGCCGGTCGACCCCAAGAAGTACGTCCCGCGGTTCAGCTCCGAACTCGAGCTCAGCGAGGAGGTCCAGAACAAGGCCAACGAGATCATCGAGACGACCGCGGAGGAGGGACTGCTGTCGGGGAAGTCGCCGACGGGCTTCGCGGCGGCCGCGATCTACGCCGCCTCGCTCTTGTGTAACGAGAAGAAGACCCAGCGGGAAGTCGCCGACGTCGCCCAGGTGACCGAGGTCACCATCCGCAACCGCTACCAGGAGCAGATCGAGGCGATGGGCATCCACAGTTAG
- the rnhA gene encoding ribonuclease HI, whose protein sequence is MPVIECDTESARRRLEDAGVVVSEGNTDHEQWRAERDGATAVAYDDKVVVQGSDPARLTTLLRGGGGRGHVYFDGASRGNPGPAAIGWAVVTSDGVVAEGSERIGETTNNRAEYAALIRALEGARDYGLDEVDVRGDSQLIVKQVRGEWNVNEPTLREKRVRARELLDGFDRWTLEHVPREINERADELANEAFDGA, encoded by the coding sequence ATGCCGGTCATCGAGTGCGACACCGAGTCCGCCCGGAGGCGACTGGAGGACGCCGGGGTCGTCGTTTCCGAGGGCAACACCGACCACGAGCAGTGGCGCGCGGAGCGCGACGGCGCGACGGCGGTCGCCTACGACGACAAGGTCGTGGTCCAGGGGAGCGACCCCGCGCGGCTGACGACGCTGCTCCGTGGTGGGGGCGGGCGGGGACACGTCTACTTCGACGGGGCCTCCCGCGGAAACCCGGGGCCGGCGGCCATCGGCTGGGCCGTCGTCACGAGCGACGGCGTCGTCGCCGAGGGCTCCGAGCGCATCGGGGAGACGACGAACAACCGGGCGGAGTACGCCGCGCTGATCCGGGCGCTGGAGGGCGCACGCGACTACGGGCTCGACGAGGTCGACGTGCGGGGCGACTCCCAGTTGATCGTGAAGCAGGTCCGCGGCGAGTGGAACGTGAACGAGCCGACGCTCCGCGAGAAGCGGGTCCGCGCCCGCGAGTTGCTGGACGGGTTCGACCGCTGGACCCTCGAACACGTCCCGCGGGAGATAAACGAGCGCGCCGACGAACTGGCGAACGAGGCGTTCGATGGTGCCTGA
- a CDS encoding DUF7108 family protein gives MPERTDEPDDVEPDGRDRVETGADEGGDAEPEADAESEPDGDEELPADLIEEAERLTRLARKAVDEEEAAAYRSDRERRLAEHDFTARVREGDDTLVLHPEEWLEDGLARVDRIEDTSRAIERPLSGPGDPDDWQAVEEYNASLVERVTAEHGETHGANARAFADFMGNHYAKRMDEATDEEVAEFLAEYFPRNAWPTDEQRDLAESSVGFVFESTDR, from the coding sequence GTGCCTGAACGGACCGACGAGCCGGACGACGTGGAACCGGACGGGAGGGACCGGGTGGAGACGGGGGCTGACGAGGGAGGTGACGCGGAACCCGAAGCGGACGCGGAATCGGAACCGGACGGCGACGAGGAGCTCCCCGCCGACCTGATCGAGGAGGCCGAACGACTCACCCGCCTGGCCCGAAAGGCCGTGGACGAGGAGGAGGCGGCCGCCTACCGGTCGGACCGCGAGCGGCGGCTGGCCGAGCACGACTTCACCGCGCGGGTCCGCGAGGGGGACGACACCCTCGTGTTGCACCCGGAGGAGTGGCTCGAGGACGGCCTCGCTCGCGTGGACCGCATCGAGGACACCTCGCGGGCGATCGAACGTCCCCTCTCGGGTCCGGGTGACCCGGACGACTGGCAGGCGGTCGAGGAGTACAACGCGTCGCTCGTCGAGCGCGTGACCGCAGAACACGGCGAGACACACGGCGCGAACGCGCGCGCGTTCGCCGACTTCATGGGGAACCACTACGCCAAGCGGATGGACGAGGCGACCGACGAGGAGGTCGCGGAGTTCCTCGCGGAGTACTTCCCGCGGAACGCGTGGCCGACGGACGAACAGCGGGACCTCGCCGAGTCGTCGGTCGGGTTCGTGTTCGAATCGACGGACCGGTAG
- a CDS encoding PadR family transcriptional regulator, translating into MSEAQTKSDSVGVARDLTAFQQNILVILAEEPMYGLAIKRELESYYDAEVNHGRLYPNLDDLVEMDLVEKSELDKRTNQYALTETGRQAVLDRIDWVLSKYVTGEDRADEVRERIDD; encoded by the coding sequence ATGTCAGAGGCACAAACCAAGAGCGACAGTGTGGGCGTCGCTCGCGACCTGACCGCGTTCCAACAGAACATCCTCGTCATCCTCGCCGAGGAGCCGATGTACGGACTCGCGATCAAACGGGAGCTCGAATCGTACTACGACGCCGAGGTGAACCACGGTCGGCTCTACCCGAACCTGGACGACCTGGTCGAGATGGACCTCGTCGAGAAGAGCGAACTCGACAAGCGCACGAACCAGTACGCGCTCACCGAGACGGGCCGCCAGGCGGTCCTCGACCGGATCGACTGGGTGCTCTCCAAGTACGTCACCGGGGAGGACCGCGCGGACGAGGTCCGGGAGCGCATCGACGACTGA
- a CDS encoding inorganic diphosphatase, translating into MTNLWEDLETGPNAPEEIYAVVECLKGERNKYEYDKDIPGVVLDRVLHSNVHYPSDYGFIPRSYYDDEDPFDVLVLLEDRTFPGCIVEARPVALMRMDDDGEQDDKVVAVPSEDPRYDHVEDLADIPQQTQDEIDEFFSTYKNLEEGKEVETLGWEDRQAAYDAIEHAQDLYEEHFG; encoded by the coding sequence ATGACGAACCTCTGGGAAGACCTCGAGACGGGGCCGAACGCCCCCGAGGAGATCTACGCCGTCGTGGAGTGTCTGAAGGGCGAACGCAACAAGTACGAGTACGACAAGGACATCCCGGGCGTCGTCCTCGACCGCGTGCTCCACTCGAACGTCCACTACCCCTCCGACTACGGCTTCATCCCGCGGTCGTACTACGACGACGAGGACCCCTTCGACGTGCTCGTGCTGCTAGAGGACCGGACGTTCCCCGGCTGCATCGTCGAGGCCCGCCCGGTCGCCCTGATGAGGATGGACGACGACGGCGAGCAGGACGACAAGGTCGTCGCCGTCCCCTCGGAGGACCCGCGGTACGACCACGTCGAGGACCTGGCGGACATCCCCCAGCAGACGCAGGACGAGATAGACGAGTTCTTCTCGACGTACAAGAACCTCGAGGAGGGAAAGGAGGTCGAGACGCTCGGCTGGGAGGACCGGCAGGCCGCCTACGACGCCATCGAACACGCACAGGACCTCTACGAGGAGCACTTCGGCTGA
- a CDS encoding rhomboid family intramembrane serine protease yields MARCEVCGEYENMPYQCRRCGRTFCAEHRLPENHDCPGLNEWNDPGGVFDSGFDDSVDDRGGDSGGVTSRMSSYVDRQTSTGGAVGFFRGNMTFVFLGLMWLTFAAQLVVGGLVSRQLELDLFVLQFAHPEYVWAWFTSIFAHGGFTHIVFNSIVLYFFGPVVERRLGSKRFTALFLASGALAGLAQVGATLYMTGGALPRSPGVVGASGAIMAVMGLLTVLRPNLKVYLYFILPMPLWVLTLGFAAFSIFAGLGTFGNGNVANWAHLAGLGMGLAYGALVKGERQAPESLRFGGPGGPGGPGRGRF; encoded by the coding sequence ATGGCGAGATGCGAGGTGTGCGGCGAGTACGAGAACATGCCGTACCAGTGCCGTCGCTGCGGGCGGACGTTCTGCGCGGAACATCGGCTCCCGGAGAACCACGACTGTCCGGGGCTGAACGAGTGGAACGACCCCGGCGGCGTCTTCGACTCGGGGTTCGACGACTCCGTGGACGACCGCGGCGGCGACTCGGGCGGCGTGACCTCGCGGATGAGCTCCTACGTGGACCGGCAGACCTCCACCGGCGGCGCAGTCGGGTTCTTCAGGGGGAACATGACGTTCGTGTTCCTCGGGCTGATGTGGCTCACCTTCGCCGCACAGCTCGTCGTCGGGGGCCTGGTCTCGCGCCAGCTCGAACTCGACCTGTTCGTCCTCCAGTTCGCCCACCCCGAGTACGTCTGGGCGTGGTTCACCTCCATCTTCGCCCACGGCGGGTTCACCCACATCGTGTTCAACAGCATCGTGCTGTACTTCTTCGGACCGGTCGTCGAGCGGCGACTGGGGTCGAAGCGCTTCACCGCGCTGTTCCTCGCGTCGGGCGCGCTCGCCGGCCTCGCGCAGGTCGGCGCGACCCTCTACATGACCGGCGGCGCGCTGCCGCGCTCGCCCGGCGTCGTCGGCGCCTCGGGCGCCATCATGGCCGTCATGGGGCTGTTGACGGTGCTCCGGCCGAACCTGAAGGTGTACCTCTACTTCATCCTCCCCATGCCGCTGTGGGTGCTCACGCTCGGGTTCGCCGCGTTCTCCATCTTCGCGGGGCTGGGAACGTTCGGGAACGGGAACGTCGCGAACTGGGCCCACCTCGCCGGCCTCGGGATGGGCCTCGCGTACGGCGCGCTCGTGAAGGGTGAACGACAGGCGCCCGAGTCGCTCCGGTTCGGCGGGCCGGGCGGACCCGGCGGCCCGGGTCGCGGCCGGTTCTGA
- a CDS encoding endonuclease V has product MPDVVRPEFRPDPSLSREAMEALQRDVAAAAVFEDDLGFDPAAVRLDAGQRSLATGVEPAAGADATDGTNTADAAARFPDPPLVAGIDQAFLDDRAVSAVVVTRGSEVVERTYAVSPLDVPYIPGLLSFREGGPVLDALATLDAEPDLYVLDGSGRVHFREAGIATHVGVMLDAPAVGVAKSLLCGRLEEEPDGRPAGWRTPILANGRVTAPEGTVIGYAYQSRQYDTNPVINPLYVSPGHRVSAETTVDLVAGLCDGYKLPEPTRLADSYADDAKREVRKG; this is encoded by the coding sequence ATGCCGGACGTCGTCCGCCCGGAGTTCCGCCCCGACCCCTCGCTCTCCCGCGAGGCGATGGAGGCGCTCCAGCGGGACGTCGCGGCCGCCGCCGTCTTCGAGGACGACCTGGGGTTCGACCCCGCCGCGGTCCGACTCGACGCCGGCCAACGGTCGCTCGCGACCGGCGTCGAGCCCGCGGCCGGCGCGGACGCCACGGACGGCACGAACACCGCCGACGCCGCCGCCCGGTTCCCGGACCCGCCCCTCGTCGCGGGCATCGACCAGGCGTTCCTCGACGATCGGGCCGTCTCGGCGGTCGTGGTGACGCGGGGAAGCGAGGTCGTCGAGCGGACCTACGCCGTCTCGCCGCTGGACGTCCCGTACATCCCCGGCCTGCTCTCGTTCCGCGAGGGCGGCCCCGTCCTCGACGCGCTGGCGACCCTGGATGCCGAACCGGACCTGTACGTCCTCGACGGGAGCGGGCGGGTCCACTTCCGCGAGGCCGGCATCGCCACCCACGTGGGCGTCATGCTCGACGCGCCCGCCGTCGGCGTCGCCAAGAGCCTCCTCTGCGGGAGGCTGGAGGAGGAACCGGACGGCCGGCCCGCGGGCTGGCGGACGCCCATCCTGGCGAACGGCCGGGTCACGGCCCCCGAGGGGACCGTCATCGGCTACGCCTACCAGTCACGCCAGTACGACACCAATCCCGTCATCAACCCGCTGTACGTCAGCCCGGGCCACCGCGTGAGCGCCGAGACGACGGTCGATCTGGTCGCCGGGTTGTGCGACGGCTACAAGCTCCCCGAGCCGACGCGGCTGGCGGACTCGTACGCCGACGATGCGAAGCGCGAGGTTCGTAAGGGGTAG
- a CDS encoding SDR family oxidoreductase, which yields MERTVLITGCSSGIGRATAEAFLDEEWTVYATARNPADVQTLGEREGCRIASIDVTDPDDVERVVDEMLDETGRIDCLVNNAGYGQIGPVEDVSTDAVEAQFDVNVFGPHRLVRAVLPAMRRREDGTIVNVSSVLGRTVVPGTGVYAASKHALEAMSDALRSEVREFGVDVALVEPGPVDSMFEDRARAELEGLDRSGAYESFYGLYEDYDAVGGGGVGSIPPERVAEEIVNAASATKPAARYPVGPLAKAGEVGRYVPTWLADGVWSLVRKLG from the coding sequence ATGGAACGGACGGTCCTCATCACAGGCTGCTCGTCCGGCATCGGGCGCGCGACCGCCGAGGCGTTTCTCGACGAGGAGTGGACGGTGTACGCGACTGCCCGGAACCCCGCCGACGTCCAGACGCTGGGCGAGCGGGAGGGCTGTCGGATCGCCTCCATCGACGTGACCGACCCGGACGACGTCGAACGGGTCGTCGACGAGATGCTCGACGAGACCGGCCGCATCGACTGCCTGGTGAACAACGCCGGCTACGGGCAGATCGGACCCGTCGAGGACGTGTCCACCGACGCCGTGGAGGCCCAGTTCGACGTGAATGTCTTCGGGCCTCACAGGCTCGTCAGGGCAGTCCTCCCGGCGATGCGCCGGCGCGAGGACGGCACCATCGTCAACGTCTCCAGCGTGCTCGGCCGGACGGTCGTCCCGGGCACGGGAGTGTACGCGGCATCGAAGCACGCGCTGGAGGCGATGAGCGACGCCCTCCGGAGCGAGGTCCGCGAGTTCGGCGTCGACGTGGCGCTCGTCGAGCCCGGTCCGGTCGACAGCATGTTCGAGGACCGCGCCAGGGCCGAACTCGAGGGGCTCGACCGCTCGGGCGCCTACGAGTCGTTCTACGGCCTCTACGAGGACTACGACGCCGTCGGCGGGGGCGGCGTCGGCTCGATCCCTCCCGAACGGGTCGCCGAGGAGATCGTCAACGCCGCGAGCGCGACCAAGCCGGCCGCCCGCTACCCCGTCGGCCCGCTCGCCAAAGCCGGCGAGGTCGGGCGCTACGTCCCGACGTGGCTCGCCGACGGGGTCTGGTCGCTCGTGCGAAAGCTCGGATGA
- a CDS encoding ArsA family ATPase — MSDIDVEPVERVDDGEEDAVPGAGTRMGEAVDVAGTAERDAPEYVLYGGKGGVGKTTCAAATALASAADGVATLVVSTDPAHSLSDTLGTSIPAEPSRIHEDVPLYAAEIDPDAAMDEGLFGDAAGAGEDADPSAGNPLGGLGGLGGAMGGGSAGDGSTGAGPMEDGPLGAMLGGPMPGADEAAAMRQLLEHLDDPRFDRVVVDTAPTGHTLRLLQLPELLDSMVGRLMRLRQRFSGMMEGMKGLFGMGEGGPGGPDLDELKGRIARLRSVLRDPERTDFRVVMVPEEMSVMESERLVERLDEFGIPVRTLVVNRVMEDPGDVAGGAIDDDWVVTPDLEGCEFCQRRWEVQQSALSRSTDLFRGRDVRRIPLLADEVRGPDALRVVAACLA; from the coding sequence ATGAGCGACATCGACGTCGAACCCGTCGAACGCGTGGACGACGGGGAGGAGGACGCCGTACCGGGAGCGGGGACGCGGATGGGGGAGGCGGTCGACGTCGCGGGGACCGCCGAGCGCGACGCGCCCGAGTACGTCCTCTACGGCGGGAAGGGCGGGGTCGGGAAGACGACCTGTGCGGCCGCGACCGCGCTCGCGAGCGCGGCCGACGGCGTCGCGACGCTCGTCGTCTCGACCGACCCGGCCCACTCGCTGTCGGACACGCTCGGGACCTCGATTCCGGCCGAGCCCTCGCGCATCCACGAGGACGTGCCGCTGTACGCAGCCGAGATCGACCCCGACGCCGCGATGGACGAGGGGCTGTTCGGCGACGCGGCGGGAGCGGGCGAGGACGCGGACCCGTCGGCGGGGAACCCCCTCGGGGGCCTCGGCGGGTTGGGAGGGGCCATGGGGGGCGGATCGGCCGGGGACGGGTCGACGGGGGCCGGTCCGATGGAGGACGGGCCGCTCGGCGCGATGCTCGGCGGGCCGATGCCCGGCGCGGACGAGGCCGCGGCGATGCGCCAGTTGCTCGAACACCTCGACGACCCGCGGTTCGACCGCGTCGTCGTCGACACCGCCCCGACCGGCCACACGCTCCGACTGCTCCAGCTTCCCGAACTGCTGGACTCGATGGTCGGTCGCCTGATGAGGCTCCGTCAGCGGTTCTCCGGGATGATGGAGGGGATGAAGGGGCTGTTCGGGATGGGCGAGGGCGGCCCCGGCGGGCCGGACCTCGACGAGTTGAAAGGTCGGATAGCGCGCCTGCGGTCGGTGCTCCGGGACCCCGAGCGAACCGATTTCCGGGTCGTGATGGTGCCCGAGGAGATGAGCGTCATGGAGTCCGAGCGCCTCGTCGAACGGCTCGACGAGTTCGGGATTCCCGTCCGGACGCTCGTCGTGAACCGGGTGATGGAGGACCCGGGCGACGTGGCCGGCGGGGCCATCGACGACGACTGGGTCGTCACGCCGGATCTAGAGGGCTGTGAGTTCTGCCAGCGCCGCTGGGAGGTCCAGCAGTCCGCCCTCTCGCGCTCGACCGACCTGTTCCGCGGCCGCGACGTGAGGCGGATCCCCCTGCTCGCCGACGAGGTCCGCGGGCCGGACGCGCTTCGGGTCGTCGCGGCCTGCCTCGCCTAA